One window of Algiphilus sp. genomic DNA carries:
- a CDS encoding acyl-CoA dehydrogenase family protein yields the protein MQRPPLTPEMELFRDSARKFFQTEISPNSERWREAGIVDREAFLKAGEAGYLCMWVDEEYGGLGIKDFRYEQILIEENVYHGDAGFFMTVHNRLIAPYIGTFGTEEQKRKYFPGMLSGELILAVAMTEPDAGSDLAGMKTRAEDKGDHWVLNGAKTYISNGILCDLVIVAARTDPENPHAVTLFLVERGMEGFERGRNLKKMGLKSQDTAELFFHDVRVPKENVLGTVNKGFYHLMHALAEERLLSAAGNVAAARLAVDTTRDFVRERKVFGKPLSKMQNTRFKLAALDTEIEMAQAFVDRCVEFHNEGALSAEDAARAKLFASEVYGRSVDEGVQLHGGAGYMDEYPICRMYQDERINRIFAGTSEIMKEIIARSILD from the coding sequence ATGCAACGCCCACCGTTGACGCCCGAGATGGAGCTGTTCCGCGACAGCGCCCGCAAGTTCTTCCAGACCGAGATCAGCCCCAACAGCGAGCGCTGGCGCGAGGCCGGCATCGTCGACCGCGAGGCGTTCCTCAAGGCCGGCGAGGCGGGCTATCTGTGCATGTGGGTCGACGAGGAATACGGCGGGCTCGGCATCAAGGATTTCCGCTACGAGCAGATCCTCATCGAGGAGAATGTCTACCACGGTGATGCGGGCTTCTTCATGACGGTCCACAACCGTCTGATCGCCCCCTACATCGGCACCTTCGGAACCGAGGAGCAGAAGCGGAAGTACTTCCCCGGCATGCTCAGCGGCGAGCTCATCCTCGCGGTCGCGATGACCGAGCCCGATGCCGGCTCCGATCTCGCGGGCATGAAGACGCGCGCCGAGGACAAGGGCGACCACTGGGTGCTCAACGGCGCCAAGACCTACATCTCCAACGGCATCCTGTGCGACCTCGTCATCGTCGCCGCCCGTACCGATCCGGAGAATCCGCACGCCGTGACGCTGTTCCTGGTGGAGCGCGGCATGGAGGGCTTCGAGCGCGGCCGCAATCTCAAGAAGATGGGCCTGAAGTCGCAGGATACCGCCGAGCTCTTCTTCCACGACGTGCGCGTGCCCAAGGAGAACGTCCTGGGCACCGTCAACAAGGGCTTCTATCACCTGATGCACGCGCTGGCCGAGGAGCGCCTGCTGTCGGCCGCCGGCAACGTCGCCGCGGCGCGCCTGGCCGTGGACACGACGCGCGATTTCGTGCGCGAGCGCAAGGTCTTCGGCAAGCCGCTCAGCAAGATGCAGAACACGCGCTTCAAGCTGGCCGCCCTGGATACCGAGATCGAGATGGCGCAGGCCTTCGTCGACCGCTGCGTGGAATTCCACAACGAGGGTGCGCTCAGCGCCGAGGATGCGGCGCGCGCTAAGCTCTTCGCCAGCGAAGTCTACGGACGTTCGGTGGACGAGGGTGTGCAGCTGCACGGCGGTGCCG